The nucleotide window TCATCACGACCGGCGGCACCGGACTCGGTCCGCGCGACACCACGCCCGAGGCGACGCGCGCCGTGCTCGAGCGCGAGGCCGAGGGCATCGCGGAGCGTATTAGAGTTTTGTCATTGACGACGTTTCCGCGCGCCGCGCTGTCGCGCGGCGTCGCTGGCACGCGTAAGAAAACTCTAATAATCAATCTGCCGGGTTCGCCAGGGGGTGTGAAAGACGGCCTCGCGGCCTTGGAGCCGATCATCGATCACGCCGTGGCCGTGCTACGCGCGGAGCGTTTCGATCATTAACGCCGCCCATACGCCCATGCGCCCATACGCCTGTACGCCCGCTGTTCAGACGCCCCGCCAATGAAAGTTTTGCTCACGTTGCAGGACGTCGAACCCGCCGTTCGCGTCAACGCGCTGCTCGAGCGCGAGGGCGTCGATACCGCGCTCGTGTCGCCGCTCGACGACATTCGCGCGGCGCTCAGGCGCGAGAAGCCGGACATCATCGTCTTCAGCGGTGAGCTGAGCGATCCCGCGACGCTCGCGATCCTCCGCGAGCAATTGTGGAATGGCGCGGCGGCGGTTGGTTTGGCCGACGTCGCCGACCCCGTGCAGCTCGAGCGGCTCCGCGCACTCGGCTTCGTCGATCTGTTCGCGAAGCCGGTGAACCCTGAAGAAGTCGTTGGCGCGCTTCGGCGCATTCTCGAGCGCCGGCGGCTGCAGCAGCTCACCGGCTTGATCGGCGAGAGCGACCGCATGCGCGAAGTCATGGTGCAGGTCGAGCAGATGGCGCCGGTCTCGAGCACCGTGTTGATCGAGGGCGAGAGCGGTACCGGCAAGGAGCTCGTCGCGCGCGCGATTCGCGTGCTGAGCAATCGCCGCAACAAGCCGTTCATCGCGGTGAATGTCGGCGCACTGCCCGAGACCTTGCTCGAGAGCGAGTTGTTCGGTCACGAGAAGGGTGCGTTCACCGGCGCCGCGGAGCGTCGATTGGGGCGCTTCGAGCTGGCGGACAGCGGAACGTTGTTTCTCGACGAGATCGGCGAGATTCCGAGCGCGACCCAGGTGAAGCTCCTTCGCGTGCTCGAGGAGCGCGAGTTCATGCGCGTCGGCGGCACGCAGCCGATTCGCGTGGATGTGCGGGTGATCGCGGCGACGAATCAGCCGCTTCGCGAGCTCGTGGAGGATGGCCGCTTCCGCGCGGATTTGTTTTATCGGTTGAACGTGCTTCGCATTTATCTGCCGCCGCTGCGCGAGCGCCCCGAGGACATTCCGATTCTCGTGCGACGGTTCATTCAGGATTATTCGACGCAGCACGATCGAGCGTTCCGCGGAATTTCGGCGGAGGCGATGCAACTGCTCGCCGGCTATCCGTGGCCGGGCAATGTGCGGGAGCTGCGCAATCTCATCGAGAGCATGGTCGTGCTCGCTCCCGATCACGAGATTCAGCCCGGCGATCTTCCGCGACACATCCGGGAAGGCGGGACCGCTCGGCTGCTGCCGGTGCATGTGGGTCCGGTCGTGCGCGGGCAGGAAGGTGCGGCGGGTCGCGAGCTCGAGTTCATCTTGCGGAGCTTGCTCGAGCTCAAGCTCCAGGTGGAGGAGTTGCGGCGTCGCATGGATGACGATCGCGGCCCGTTGCGCGATGGATGGATCGGCGAGGCGCGAGTGACGTCGGCTCCGGAGGGGCACGCCGTCGGCGCCGGGAATGGTTCGAGCTCGGGCGGGAACGGTCCGACCATCGGCGCGATTCATCCGCTCGATCAGGCGCCGCCGCCGAACGTCGTCACGATTACGCCGGGTACGACGATGGCGGACATCGAGCGCGCGGCGATCGAGGCGGCGCTCAAGGAGACGCGCGGCAACCGCCGTCGCGCCGCGGAGATGCTTGGGATTGGTGAGCGAACGTTGTATCGCAAGATCAAGGAATACCGGATGCCCGAGGAGGAGTATCAGCTTGATTAGTTTGATTTAATCTTGCGCGCCGGCCATATTGCCCGAGCCCTCAAAAAGCTCCCAGC belongs to Gemmatimonadaceae bacterium and includes:
- a CDS encoding MogA/MoaB family molybdenum cofactor biosynthesis protein, translating into MRIAILTVSDAGARGERADTSGDAVAEWAAARTYAVAARSLVPDDTVPIVSALTQWCDADVADLVITTGGTGLGPRDTTPEATRAVLEREAEGIAERIRVLSLTTFPRAALSRGVAGTRKKTLIINLPGSPGGVKDGLAALEPIIDHAVAVLRAERFDH
- a CDS encoding sigma-54 dependent transcriptional regulator; protein product: MKVLLTLQDVEPAVRVNALLEREGVDTALVSPLDDIRAALRREKPDIIVFSGELSDPATLAILREQLWNGAAAVGLADVADPVQLERLRALGFVDLFAKPVNPEEVVGALRRILERRRLQQLTGLIGESDRMREVMVQVEQMAPVSSTVLIEGESGTGKELVARAIRVLSNRRNKPFIAVNVGALPETLLESELFGHEKGAFTGAAERRLGRFELADSGTLFLDEIGEIPSATQVKLLRVLEEREFMRVGGTQPIRVDVRVIAATNQPLRELVEDGRFRADLFYRLNVLRIYLPPLRERPEDIPILVRRFIQDYSTQHDRAFRGISAEAMQLLAGYPWPGNVRELRNLIESMVVLAPDHEIQPGDLPRHIREGGTARLLPVHVGPVVRGQEGAAGRELEFILRSLLELKLQVEELRRRMDDDRGPLRDGWIGEARVTSAPEGHAVGAGNGSSSGGNGPTIGAIHPLDQAPPPNVVTITPGTTMADIERAAIEAALKETRGNRRRAAEMLGIGERTLYRKIKEYRMPEEEYQLD